In the Pectinophora gossypiella unplaced genomic scaffold, ilPecGoss1.1 Pgos_36, whole genome shotgun sequence genome, one interval contains:
- the LOC126381130 gene encoding uncharacterized protein LOC126381130 produces the protein MANVIINEFLTFVQNKIDVLDELSIVQICATNFTEAEIFEGKNVLYTACGGGFKNVLRKGDDKKKKNVTDVMKLLKEIDPDAQPTFVAKDLNRLPPVTFDYVDVTRLLKDMTVIKSELTNFQLKMTDEMTDLRNSLDAHASKDRSESMMTITPKRLLTKQSLPPMNQSAAIPDGSHEAVHTPTYRDIVLDQSRSKRPRRAKPVRMLTDITGVNGVTKTTSARPSSGMGSAGASQISREIVTTQLPSNANDDSYTMVNRTKRKAKTSNMRGTLESSTHIEVAEPQCHVYVSRTKKTVTVEDMKEHIRERGQECMSIELLKAYNETSFNSFKVTVRSGQLDVFLDAGFWPAGLVYRRYRERYVRNDTKQTRNG, from the coding sequence ATGGCGAATGTGATTATCAACGAATTCCTAACATTTGTCCAAAATAAGATTGATGTGTTAGACGAACTGAGTATAGTGCAAATATGTGCCACCAACTTCACGGAGGCGGAGATATTCGAGGGTAAGAACGTGCTATATACTGCATGTGGAGGAGGATTCAAAAATGTGCTTAGAAAAGGCGATgacaaaaagaagaagaatgtgacGGATGTGATGAAGTTGCTGAAAGAGATTGACCCTGATGCACAGCCGACTTTTGTCGCTAAGGATCTAAACAGGTTACCACCTGTAACTTTTGATTATGTGGATGTTACTCGTCTACTAAAAGACATGACTGTGATTAAGTCAGAACTGACAAATTTTCAATTGAAAATGACCGACGAAATGACTGATCTACGTAATTCATTGGACGCGCATGCCAGCAAGGATCGTTCTGAAAGTATGATGACAATCACTCCCAAGAGGCTATTAACAAAACAATCGCTTCCGCCTATGAATCAGTCTGCAGCGATCCCCGACGGCTCGCACGAAGCGGTGCATACACCAACGTACCGTGATATTGTACTTGACCAGTCTCGGAGTAAGCGCCCGCGCCGAGCGAAACCCGTCCGTATGCTGACTGACATAACGGGTGTGAATGGCGTTACTAAAACGACTAGCGCTCGCCCATCTAGCGGCATGGGATCTGCTGGTGCCTCGCAAATATCGCGAGAGATTGTGACTACTCAACTACCCTCGAATGCTAACGATGACTCGTATACAATGGTTAATCGCACTAAACGTAAAGCGAAAACCTCAAATATGCGCGGCACACTTGAATCTAGTACTCATATAGAGGTCGCCGAACCACAGTGTCATGTATACGTTTCTCGCACAAAGAAAACCGTGACGGTTGAAGACATGAAGGAACATATACGAGAAAGGGGACAGGAATGTATGTCGATCGAGCTGTTAAAGGCGTATAATGAAACTTCCTTTAACTCGTTTAAAGTCACAGTGCGAAGTGGCCAGCTGGATGTCTTCCTTgatgctggattctggcctgcTGGCTTAGTTTACCGCCGTTACCGGGAGCGTTACGTACGTAATGATACTAAACAAACTCGTAATGGTTAG